The Phormidium ambiguum IAM M-71 genome window below encodes:
- a CDS encoding sugar porter family MFS transporter codes for MVVKNRVGKPSLSYVILISTVAAIGGFLFGFDTAVINGAVAAIQSTFNATSTEIGFAVSSALLGSAVGAFFAGRFADRYGRVKSMIVSSVLFLISAVGSGIAVGIWDFSFWRLLGGLAVGAASVIAPAYIAEVAPAHLRGRLGSLQQLAIVVGIFIALLSDYFIAVAAGSAESPFWFGIAAWRWMFWTEIPPALLYGIGALLIPESPRFLVAQGKEEAAATVLAKVEGGDVERKVGEIRLTVLRERKPRLSDLVSRSGGLLPIVWIGIGLSIFQQFVGINVIFYYSSVLWRSVGFSEADSLWITVITSVTNILTTLIAIAFVDKFGRKPLLLLGSIGMFLTLGTMATVFANAPLDAAGNPNLTGNSGLIALIAANLYVFSFGFSWGPIVWVLLGEIFNNRIRAAALSVAAAMQWIANFIVSTTFPVILKNFGLGAAYGLYTISAAISFFFVFLLIKETKGKQLEEM; via the coding sequence ATGGTTGTCAAAAACAGAGTAGGTAAGCCGAGTCTTTCCTACGTGATTTTAATTTCCACTGTCGCAGCGATCGGAGGTTTTCTATTTGGATTTGATACCGCTGTGATCAACGGTGCAGTTGCAGCAATCCAAAGTACTTTTAATGCTACCAGTACGGAAATTGGTTTTGCGGTTTCTTCGGCGTTGTTAGGTTCAGCGGTGGGTGCTTTTTTTGCGGGACGATTTGCCGATCGCTACGGTAGAGTCAAATCCATGATCGTCTCTTCTGTACTGTTTTTGATCAGTGCAGTTGGTTCCGGGATAGCAGTTGGAATCTGGGATTTTAGCTTTTGGCGTTTGTTGGGTGGTTTAGCAGTTGGCGCAGCGAGTGTAATTGCACCAGCTTACATCGCAGAAGTTGCACCCGCTCATTTACGGGGAAGATTGGGTTCTCTGCAACAATTAGCAATTGTGGTAGGGATTTTCATCGCTTTACTGAGCGATTATTTTATTGCAGTCGCCGCAGGTTCGGCGGAATCACCTTTTTGGTTTGGAATAGCTGCTTGGCGCTGGATGTTTTGGACAGAAATTCCACCAGCTTTACTTTACGGTATTGGCGCACTTTTGATTCCTGAATCGCCGCGTTTTTTGGTGGCGCAAGGAAAAGAGGAAGCAGCGGCGACGGTACTAGCAAAAGTCGAAGGTGGAGACGTAGAAAGAAAAGTTGGTGAGATTCGCCTAACAGTGTTGCGGGAACGTAAACCTAGATTATCCGATCTGGTGAGCAGAAGTGGTGGTTTGTTGCCGATCGTTTGGATTGGAATTGGACTTTCTATCTTCCAACAATTTGTCGGAATTAATGTCATCTTTTACTACAGTAGTGTGTTATGGCGCTCCGTCGGTTTTTCCGAAGCAGATTCGCTTTGGATTACAGTAATTACCAGCGTGACTAACATTCTTACTACTTTAATTGCGATCGCATTTGTCGATAAATTCGGACGCAAACCCCTACTTTTGTTAGGTTCAATCGGAATGTTTCTCACCTTGGGAACAATGGCAACAGTTTTTGCTAATGCGCCATTAGATGCAGCTGGTAATCCCAATTTAACCGGAAATTCAGGATTGATTGCTTTAATAGCAGCTAATCTTTATGTATTTTCTTTTGGTTTTTCTTGGGGACCGATTGTTTGGGTTTTGTTAGGAGAAATCTTTAATAATAGAATTCGTGCAGCTGCACTTTCTGTAGCGGCTGCAATGCAATGGATTGCTAATTTCATTGTTTCTACAACATTCCCAGTGATTTTGAAAAATTTCGGCTTAGGTGCTGCTTATGGTCTTTATACCATTTCCGCAGCAATTTCTTTCTTCTTTGTTTTCCTGTTAATTAAAGAAACCAAAGGCAAACAATTAGAGGAGATGTAA